A region from the Streptomyces tsukubensis genome encodes:
- a CDS encoding DUF1697 domain-containing protein — MSTGYAALLRGINVGGHRKVPMAELRAVLEGLGHGAVGTYLQSGNAVFTSDATDEDALARALEQALEERFGFTVDCLVRGAGYLRAIVDDCPFPAAELEAKQLHVTYFSAPVTAERFAAVDRGAHAPEDFRTGDRALYLYAPQGLGRSRLADALARPAVTRGLVATTRNWNTVVKLAELTG; from the coding sequence ATGAGCACCGGATACGCGGCCCTGCTGCGGGGGATCAACGTCGGAGGGCACCGCAAAGTGCCCATGGCCGAGCTGCGTGCCGTACTGGAAGGTCTCGGGCACGGTGCGGTCGGCACCTATCTCCAGAGCGGCAACGCCGTCTTCACCAGCGACGCCACCGACGAGGACGCCCTCGCCCGCGCCCTGGAGCAGGCGCTCGAAGAGCGTTTCGGCTTCACCGTCGACTGTCTGGTGCGCGGCGCCGGATATCTGCGGGCGATCGTCGACGACTGCCCGTTCCCGGCCGCGGAGCTGGAGGCGAAGCAGCTCCATGTCACCTACTTCTCGGCGCCCGTGACCGCCGAGCGGTTCGCCGCCGTCGACCGCGGCGCCCATGCGCCCGAGGACTTCCGGACCGGCGACCGGGCCCTGTATCTCTATGCCCCCCAAGGTCTCGGCCGCTCCAGGCTCGCCGACGCCCTGGCCCGGCCCGCCGTCACCAGGGGCCTCGTCGCCACCACCCGTAACTGGAACACCGTCGTCAAGCTGGCCGAGCTGACCGGCTGA
- a CDS encoding DUF4236 domain-containing protein — MPFNYHKRITVIPKLLHVTVSSHGWSWSLGGRRAHVTRHSGGGRSASVRLPGGFSLRRDSRRHH; from the coding sequence ATGCCGTTCAACTACCACAAGCGGATCACCGTGATCCCGAAGCTGCTGCACGTCACCGTCAGCTCCCACGGCTGGTCCTGGTCGCTGGGCGGCCGGCGGGCGCACGTCACCCGGCACAGCGGCGGCGGGCGCAGCGCCTCGGTGCGTCTCCCGGGCGGTTTCAGCCTCCGCCGGGACTCCCGCCGCCACCACTGA